The Chamaesiphon minutus PCC 6605 DNA window TAACGACAATTTCTTGGAGTTTTGCAAACATTTCTGTTGGTGTCAGTAACTGCTCTGGCAGATCTGTCTCCAGCACAACATAAGCATCGTTATTAAACATTAAAGAGTCAGACATACTATGAGGGTAGAGGGTAGAGGTTAGAAGTAGTAATTAAGTAAGAGCGTTTATTGCCTACTCTAACTTTATCTTCCTTAGAAAAGCTATCTTTAGTTTCTAGATCGGATTTGTTTCACCTTCCTACTCGCCACTACCATCTGTCTCGAAGAAAAGCGCGCCACTGAATCGGCAGTCGCACGCACCACCGCAGCCACTCTGTAGGAGTTACGCGAATCGCTACCCTCTACCCTCTCCCCTCTAATTTATGAATCCATTGCTCGCGCTTGACTACGAATTAGCGATCGCATCGCTGGGTAACGACTACTATGATGATGTAGTGGCAGCAGAATTTCCCCAACAGATTTTGCGCTTTCGGAATGATGACTTGTTAGTTAAGCTAGGACTAGATCCCAGTCAAGTTAGTGACGAGGATTTTGGAGAAGCTTTTGGTAAATTTGCCAACCCATCGCATCCATTTTTGGCGTTGCGCTATCACGGCTATCAATTTGGTGAATATAATCCGGGTTTAGGCGACGGACGTGGATTTCTGTACGGACAGGTGCGAGGTGTCGATGGCGAACTTTATGATTTTGGCACCAAGGGTTCGGGGCGAACGCCCTATTCGCGCGGTGGCGATGGGATGCTGACGCTCAAGGGTGGCGTGCGCGAGGTGTTGGCGGCGGAAGCTTTACATCAGATGGGCGTGAGGACTTCGCGCTGTTTGAGCATGGTAGAGACGGGTTTGGACTTATGGCGGGGAGACGAACCATCGCCGACGCGTTCTTCGGTAATGGTACGGTTTAGTCGATCGCATATTCGGTTTGGTACTTTCGAGCGATTGAACTATATCAAACGTCCAGATTTAATTCAAAAGTTATTAGACCATGTAATTGCATATTATTACGGTCATCTCAATCAAACTGAAAGTGCCGAACGTTATGTCCAATTTTACACTGAATTAGTTCAAAGAATTGCCGAATTAGCCGCGCAATGGATGTCGGTAGGTTTTTGTCATGCGGTGTTAAATACAGATAATATGTCGATTACTGGCGAGAGCTTCGACTATGGCCCTTTTGCATTTTTGCCTACTTATAATCCTGAATTTACTGCT harbors:
- a CDS encoding protein adenylyltransferase SelO, whose amino-acid sequence is MNPLLALDYELAIASLGNDYYDDVVAAEFPQQILRFRNDDLLVKLGLDPSQVSDEDFGEAFGKFANPSHPFLALRYHGYQFGEYNPGLGDGRGFLYGQVRGVDGELYDFGTKGSGRTPYSRGGDGMLTLKGGVREVLAAEALHQMGVRTSRCLSMVETGLDLWRGDEPSPTRSSVMVRFSRSHIRFGTFERLNYIKRPDLIQKLLDHVIAYYYGHLNQTESAERYVQFYTELVQRIAELAAQWMSVGFCHAVLNTDNMSITGESFDYGPFAFLPTYNPEFTAAYFDHYGRYSYGNQPGICKLNLELFQKPLSAVIAATEMTTALAKFEGYYFPHYKQLMLRKLGFESETTPVLDELLITTLQLLADTQVGYHQFFFDLSQAFKLRWKQDLNSVLNETALMPEVVGNSGYQKWLQLYHQALSDVPESGFDSIEHLLDRVNPQTILLRPQIEAIWEPIAQENNWQPFDELLSKIRSGK